From a region of the bacterium genome:
- a CDS encoding DUF669 domain-containing protein — translation MANLNGFDAATVDPATDFEPLPAGKYLAVITDSEMKPTKAGTGHYLQMTFQVIDGPFKNRLLWSRLNLDNPNRQAVQIAQGELSAICRAVGVLQPKDSVELHNLPLQITVKCKKRDDTGDVVNEIRGYAGKDAAAGMPQQETSSTPPWARR, via the coding sequence ATGGCGAACCTCAACGGATTTGATGCCGCGACCGTCGACCCCGCGACCGATTTCGAGCCGCTGCCCGCGGGCAAGTATCTCGCGGTGATCACCGACTCGGAGATGAAGCCGACCAAGGCCGGAACCGGCCACTACCTGCAGATGACGTTCCAGGTCATCGACGGCCCGTTCAAGAACCGGCTGCTGTGGTCCAGGCTCAACCTGGACAACCCGAACCGCCAGGCGGTCCAGATCGCTCAGGGCGAGCTGTCGGCCATCTGCCGGGCGGTCGGCGTGCTGCAGCCCAAGGACTCGGTCGAGCTGCACAACCTGCCTCTGCAGATCACCGTGAAGTGCAAGAAGAGGGACGACACCGGCGACGTGGTCAACGAGATCCGCGGTTACGCCGGCAAGGACGCCGCCGCGGGCATGCCCCAGCAGGAGACCTCGAGCACTCCGCCCTGGGCCCGCCGATGA
- a CDS encoding DEAD/DEAH box helicase family protein: MLELRPYQQASVDAIYRHLRERDDNPCVVIPTGGGKTPVMATVCRDAVGRWGGRVLILAHVKELLEQALEKIQIVAPEMWMKTGLYSAGLKSRDTEHPIIIAGIQSVYKRACELDAFDLVIIDEAHMIPPDGDGMYRTFLEDARKVNPNLRVIGLTATPFRMKSGMICEPGNVLNEVCYEIGVKELIVQGYLCPLVTKGAAEPLDTSGLHVRAGEFVAGEAEALMDTDELVESACREIVEQARTRRSVLVFTSGIKHAEHVAAALGRMVSEPVATVFGETASEERDQVLADFKTGRIKYLVNVNVLTTGFDAPNIDCVAMVRPTLSPGLYYQMVGRGFRLNEGKENCLVLDFGGNVLRHGPVDAIRVHAVHHRAGGEAPAKQCPECLSLIATGYTVCPDCGYEFPPPERQQHEATASTEGILSGEVTTEVHEVREVFYSVHTKKGAPEDAPKTLRVEYEVGFHRYFAEWICFEHDGWARHKAQSWWRKRSNAPVPLTAAEAAALAQDGALCETGTITVRTVVGEQFPRIVGYELGDRPPWREPGMDDDLEPVGAMIEGGVRAYDPHDDDDLPF, from the coding sequence ATGCTTGAACTGAGGCCGTACCAGCAAGCGTCGGTGGACGCGATCTATCGGCACCTCAGAGAACGGGACGATAACCCGTGCGTCGTGATCCCCACCGGCGGAGGCAAGACGCCGGTCATGGCCACGGTCTGCCGCGACGCGGTGGGCCGGTGGGGCGGCCGGGTCCTGATCCTGGCCCACGTGAAGGAGTTGCTGGAGCAGGCGCTGGAGAAGATCCAGATCGTGGCGCCCGAGATGTGGATGAAGACCGGGCTCTACTCGGCCGGCCTGAAGAGCCGCGACACCGAGCACCCGATCATCATCGCGGGCATCCAGTCGGTGTACAAGCGGGCCTGCGAGCTCGACGCGTTCGACCTGGTGATCATCGACGAGGCTCACATGATCCCGCCCGATGGGGATGGGATGTACCGGACGTTCCTCGAGGACGCCAGGAAGGTGAACCCGAACCTGCGGGTGATCGGCCTGACCGCGACCCCGTTCCGGATGAAGAGCGGGATGATCTGCGAGCCCGGCAACGTCCTGAACGAGGTGTGCTACGAGATCGGCGTGAAGGAGTTGATCGTTCAGGGCTACCTCTGCCCGTTGGTGACCAAGGGGGCGGCCGAGCCGTTGGATACGTCGGGCCTGCACGTCCGCGCCGGCGAGTTCGTGGCCGGCGAGGCCGAGGCGTTGATGGACACCGACGAACTCGTGGAGTCGGCCTGCCGGGAGATCGTCGAACAGGCGCGGACACGCCGGTCGGTGCTCGTGTTCACCTCCGGCATCAAACACGCGGAGCACGTCGCCGCCGCCCTGGGCCGGATGGTCAGCGAGCCGGTGGCGACCGTGTTCGGAGAGACGGCGAGCGAGGAGCGCGACCAGGTCCTGGCGGACTTCAAGACGGGCCGGATCAAGTACCTGGTCAACGTCAACGTGCTGACCACGGGGTTCGACGCACCGAACATCGATTGCGTGGCCATGGTGCGACCGACGCTATCCCCGGGGCTCTACTACCAGATGGTCGGGCGAGGCTTCCGGCTCAACGAGGGGAAGGAGAACTGCCTGGTCCTGGACTTCGGCGGCAACGTGCTGCGGCACGGACCGGTCGATGCGATCCGGGTCCATGCGGTCCACCACCGGGCGGGCGGAGAAGCACCCGCCAAGCAGTGCCCCGAATGTCTGAGCCTGATCGCCACCGGGTACACTGTGTGTCCCGACTGCGGCTACGAGTTCCCGCCTCCCGAGCGGCAGCAGCACGAAGCCACCGCTTCCACCGAAGGCATCCTGTCGGGCGAAGTCACGACAGAGGTCCACGAGGTTCGCGAGGTGTTCTACAGCGTCCACACCAAGAAGGGCGCGCCCGAGGATGCACCCAAGACGCTGCGGGTCGAGTACGAGGTTGGATTCCATCGATATTTCGCCGAGTGGATCTGCTTCGAGCATGACGGCTGGGCCCGCCACAAGGCCCAGTCGTGGTGGCGGAAGAGGTCGAATGCACCGGTGCCGCTGACGGCGGCCGAGGCTGCAGCTTTGGCCCAGGATGGAGCCCTCTGCGAGACCGGCACCATCACCGTGCGGACGGTGGTTGGGGAGCAG
- a CDS encoding RusA family crossover junction endodeoxyribonuclease: protein MIEVELPFPPSVNHYYRRVGSRTLISREGRRFRERVCATLARLGIERLQGPLHLEIEVYPPDRQRRDIDNVQKALLDALQHGGLYTDDSQIKKLNIEMRGRVRGGRTLVRLEEIPDA from the coding sequence ATGATCGAGGTCGAGCTCCCGTTCCCTCCGTCGGTGAACCACTACTACCGGCGGGTCGGCTCCCGGACGCTCATCAGCCGCGAGGGGCGCAGGTTCCGTGAACGGGTCTGCGCCACGCTCGCCCGCCTCGGGATCGAGCGTCTGCAAGGGCCGCTGCACCTGGAGATCGAGGTGTACCCGCCGGACCGGCAGCGCAGGGACATCGACAACGTGCAGAAGGCGCTCCTGGACGCTCTCCAGCACGGTGGTCTGTACACGGACGACAGCCAGATCAAGAAGTTGAACATCGAGATGCGCGGCCGCGTCCGCGGTGGCCGCACCCTTGTGCGCCTGGAGGAGATCCCGGATGCTTGA